A genomic segment from Spinacia oleracea cultivar Varoflay chromosome 3, BTI_SOV_V1, whole genome shotgun sequence encodes:
- the LOC110803784 gene encoding uncharacterized protein isoform X3, producing MEHRWSGPTTCTNKGSLHHKHSMDDSFFVRSPSLFSHTVSRRSQTPSPYLHRNHSRSPDIIDSNRRNTSRNGAISSSPTETPISSFSKLTSHNHSNTPFVSGDLSKSTSRRSTTPIIFSQSTTRKKPQHVEKRLECSLEELCFGGIKKIKITRDVISDIGIIVQEEETLHINVKPGWRKGTTIKFEGKGDNKLGYLPGDIVITIDEKKHPLFKRVGDDLELGVEVPFLKALVGCNITLPLLGGKNMFFRVDDVIYPGYEKVIQDQGMPKSNVCGQRGDLRLKFIVHFPLNLSKDKCIKVCNILETCF from the exons ATGGAACATCGATGGAGCGGTCCAACAACTTGTACAAACAAAGGAAGTTTACACCATAAACACAGTATGGATGATAGTTTTTTTGTAAGGTCTCCATCTTTGTTTTCACATACTGTTAGTAGAAGAAGCCAAACCCCATCACCATACTTGCATAGAAATCATAGTCGATCGCCCGACATAATAGATTCTAACAGAAGAAATACTAGCAGAAACGGTGCAATAAGTTCATCACCAACAGAAACTCCAATTTCATCTTTTAGTAAATTAACCAGTCACAATCATTCAAATACACCTTTCGTTTCCGGTGATTTATCAAAAAGTACAAGTCGTAGAAGCACAactccaataatattttcccaaTCAACAACGCGGAAGAAACCACAACATGTTGAAAAGAGGCTCGAGTGCTCACTGGAAGAACTATGCTTTGGTGGTATTAAGAAAATAAAGATAACCAGAGATGTTATCTCTGATATTGG GATAATTGTTCAAGAGGAGGAAACTTTACATATCAATGTTAAGCCAGGTTGGAGAAAAGGAACAACTATAAAATTTGAAGGAAAAGGAGACAACAAACTAGGTTATCTACCAGGAGATATTGTAATTACGATTGATGAGAAAAAACATCCTCTATTTAAAAGAGTGGGTGATGACTTAGAGTTGGGAGTTGAGGTTCCTTTCCTCAAGGCTCTTGTTGGATGTAACATAACACTGCCATTATTAGGAGGGAAAAATATGTTTTTCAGAGTTGATGATGTGATATATCCGGGGTATGAAAAAGTTATCCAAGATCAAGGGATGCCTAAATCTAATGTGTGCGGACAACGAGGTGACCTAAGACTTAAGTTCATTGTTCATTTTCCCCTAAATTTAAGCAAAGATAAGtgtataaaagtttgtaatatCTTAGAAACTTGTTTCTGA
- the LOC110803784 gene encoding uncharacterized protein isoform X1, with protein MKWNYDKGNLNKHDIVSKFEDNNQGFKNSSNTKMEHRWSGPTTCTNKGSLHHKHSMDDSFFVRSPSLFSHTVSRRSQTPSPYLHRNHSRSPDIIDSNRRNTSRNGAISSSPTETPISSFSKLTSHNHSNTPFVSGDLSKSTSRRSTTPIIFSQSTTRKKPQHVEKRLECSLEELCFGGIKKIKITRDVISDIGIIVQEEETLHINVKPGWRKGTTIKFEGKGDNKLGYLPGDIVITIDEKKHPLFKRVGDDLELGVEVPFLKALVGCNITLPLLGGKNMFFRVDDVIYPGYEKVIQDQGMPKSNVCGQRGDLRLKFIVHFPLNLSKDKCIKVCNILETCF; from the exons ATGAAATGGAATTACGATAAAGGTAATTTGAACAAGCATGACATTGTTTCTAAATTCGAAGATAACAATCAAGGTTTTAAG AATTCCAGCAACACAAAAATGGAACATCGATGGAGCGGTCCAACAACTTGTACAAACAAAGGAAGTTTACACCATAAACACAGTATGGATGATAGTTTTTTTGTAAGGTCTCCATCTTTGTTTTCACATACTGTTAGTAGAAGAAGCCAAACCCCATCACCATACTTGCATAGAAATCATAGTCGATCGCCCGACATAATAGATTCTAACAGAAGAAATACTAGCAGAAACGGTGCAATAAGTTCATCACCAACAGAAACTCCAATTTCATCTTTTAGTAAATTAACCAGTCACAATCATTCAAATACACCTTTCGTTTCCGGTGATTTATCAAAAAGTACAAGTCGTAGAAGCACAactccaataatattttcccaaTCAACAACGCGGAAGAAACCACAACATGTTGAAAAGAGGCTCGAGTGCTCACTGGAAGAACTATGCTTTGGTGGTATTAAGAAAATAAAGATAACCAGAGATGTTATCTCTGATATTGG GATAATTGTTCAAGAGGAGGAAACTTTACATATCAATGTTAAGCCAGGTTGGAGAAAAGGAACAACTATAAAATTTGAAGGAAAAGGAGACAACAAACTAGGTTATCTACCAGGAGATATTGTAATTACGATTGATGAGAAAAAACATCCTCTATTTAAAAGAGTGGGTGATGACTTAGAGTTGGGAGTTGAGGTTCCTTTCCTCAAGGCTCTTGTTGGATGTAACATAACACTGCCATTATTAGGAGGGAAAAATATGTTTTTCAGAGTTGATGATGTGATATATCCGGGGTATGAAAAAGTTATCCAAGATCAAGGGATGCCTAAATCTAATGTGTGCGGACAACGAGGTGACCTAAGACTTAAGTTCATTGTTCATTTTCCCCTAAATTTAAGCAAAGATAAGtgtataaaagtttgtaatatCTTAGAAACTTGTTTCTGA
- the LOC110803784 gene encoding uncharacterized protein isoform X2, with protein sequence MTLFLNSKITIKVLSNTKMEHRWSGPTTCTNKGSLHHKHSMDDSFFVRSPSLFSHTVSRRSQTPSPYLHRNHSRSPDIIDSNRRNTSRNGAISSSPTETPISSFSKLTSHNHSNTPFVSGDLSKSTSRRSTTPIIFSQSTTRKKPQHVEKRLECSLEELCFGGIKKIKITRDVISDIGIIVQEEETLHINVKPGWRKGTTIKFEGKGDNKLGYLPGDIVITIDEKKHPLFKRVGDDLELGVEVPFLKALVGCNITLPLLGGKNMFFRVDDVIYPGYEKVIQDQGMPKSNVCGQRGDLRLKFIVHFPLNLSKDKCIKVCNILETCF encoded by the exons ATGACATTGTTTCTAAATTCGAAGATAACAATCAAGGTTTTAAG CAACACAAAAATGGAACATCGATGGAGCGGTCCAACAACTTGTACAAACAAAGGAAGTTTACACCATAAACACAGTATGGATGATAGTTTTTTTGTAAGGTCTCCATCTTTGTTTTCACATACTGTTAGTAGAAGAAGCCAAACCCCATCACCATACTTGCATAGAAATCATAGTCGATCGCCCGACATAATAGATTCTAACAGAAGAAATACTAGCAGAAACGGTGCAATAAGTTCATCACCAACAGAAACTCCAATTTCATCTTTTAGTAAATTAACCAGTCACAATCATTCAAATACACCTTTCGTTTCCGGTGATTTATCAAAAAGTACAAGTCGTAGAAGCACAactccaataatattttcccaaTCAACAACGCGGAAGAAACCACAACATGTTGAAAAGAGGCTCGAGTGCTCACTGGAAGAACTATGCTTTGGTGGTATTAAGAAAATAAAGATAACCAGAGATGTTATCTCTGATATTGG GATAATTGTTCAAGAGGAGGAAACTTTACATATCAATGTTAAGCCAGGTTGGAGAAAAGGAACAACTATAAAATTTGAAGGAAAAGGAGACAACAAACTAGGTTATCTACCAGGAGATATTGTAATTACGATTGATGAGAAAAAACATCCTCTATTTAAAAGAGTGGGTGATGACTTAGAGTTGGGAGTTGAGGTTCCTTTCCTCAAGGCTCTTGTTGGATGTAACATAACACTGCCATTATTAGGAGGGAAAAATATGTTTTTCAGAGTTGATGATGTGATATATCCGGGGTATGAAAAAGTTATCCAAGATCAAGGGATGCCTAAATCTAATGTGTGCGGACAACGAGGTGACCTAAGACTTAAGTTCATTGTTCATTTTCCCCTAAATTTAAGCAAAGATAAGtgtataaaagtttgtaatatCTTAGAAACTTGTTTCTGA